One region of Erythrolamprus reginae isolate rEryReg1 chromosome 8, rEryReg1.hap1, whole genome shotgun sequence genomic DNA includes:
- the LOC139171521 gene encoding transmembrane protein 47-like, with amino-acid sequence MSAAEEGALSVRPFKLIALLCAFLALALDVAALLSPAWVTSERYSLSLWKECRQLLDGWQCFSTLGSDWQITTLVLILTAATITLLSFLMSLIAFCLGNYKYYYRIVSILLFAAVVLQICALILYPIKFIDSSPLRSYHEFNWGYGLGWGSAIFMLGAAVLYCLRTDAYEDAYY; translated from the exons ATGTCGGCGGCCGAGGAGGGAGCTCTGTCGGTGCGCCCCTTCAAGCTGATCGCGCTGCTCTGCGCCTTCCTGGCGCTGGCTCTGGATGTGGCTGCGCTGCTGAGCCCAGCTTGGGTCACATCGGAACGCTACTCGCTCTCGCTCTGGAAGGAGTGTCGGCAGCTCCTGGACGGCTGGCAATGCTTCTCCACCCTCGGAAGCG ACTGGCAAATCACCACCCTGGTGTTAATCCTGACAGCTGCCACCATCACTCTGCTGTCCTTCCTCATGTCTCTGATAGCCTTCTGCCTGGGGAACTATAAATACTATTATCGGATAGTGTCGATTCTTCTCTTCGCAGCAG TGGTTCTCCAGATCTGTGCCTTAATTCTCTACCCCATCAAGTTCATCGACAGCAGCCCGCTGAGAAGCTACCATGAGTTCAACTGGGGTTATGGGTTGGGTTGGGGTTCGGCCATCTTTATGCTGGGAGCAGCCGTCCTTTACTGCCTACGAACTGATGCATATGAAGACGCTTACTACTAG